The Candidatus Koribacter versatilis Ellin345 genome has a segment encoding these proteins:
- a CDS encoding alpha-glucuronidase family glycosyl hydrolase has protein sequence MGTRLIWLFLMWCIAICAIAEDGHDAWLRYARLHEATAKQFQSLPKLVVTLGDSPPIGSAQTELKRGLARMLGREIRASKQTPTQDFILLGVRDQIEEMFANLHVPELAPDGFWLDWTEVGGHKALVIAGGSDRGPLYGTFALLGKIARGENLETLDEVQNPAAPLRWINQWDNLDGTIERGYAGPSIFFENGSVRADLTRAREYARLLASVGLNGCVVNNVNADPRILDDAFIPQLARIADAFRPYGVKLGVSVNLSMPKTVGGLDTFDPLDPRVQAWWAHKFDALYRAIPDFGGVVVKADSEGQLGPSAYGRTPVDAANVIARALRPHHGVVFYRAFVYNHHLDWKDPKADRARAAYDIFHPLDGRFDDNVIVQIKNGPIDFQVREPASPLFGGVKQTSKAIELQITQEYLGQQRHTVYLAPMWKQTLDFDMHVDGHDTPVKSLLRGVVGVANVGMDANWLANHLAMANLYSFGRLAWDSNLSAEAIVDEWMRLTFGNDPEVVQKVREIQMESWPAYEHYTGPLGLQTLTNITGPHYGPAPESQERNGWGQWIRAEHDGVGMDRSVSTGTGFVGQYSAEAQKQFETAAATPDELLLFFHHVPYTYKLHGGKTVIQAIYDFHYEGAAQANEFVNTWETLERKIDPDRYQAVLAQLSYQADHAIVWRDAINDWCLRTSGISDAQDRVGHHPDRIEAESMHLEGYTAVELTSWEGASGGKAVACPKERTSCAVETSINTDGTYDIAVQYFDLNGGVARFELFVNDQRVATWKADRQLPGKDLSADSSVREHINGISMNRGDHLRIVGTPNGGDPAAIDYIEIQPHAN, from the coding sequence ATGGGAACGCGCCTGATCTGGCTTTTCCTCATGTGGTGTATCGCGATCTGCGCGATCGCAGAAGATGGTCATGATGCCTGGCTGCGCTATGCGCGCTTGCATGAAGCGACGGCGAAACAATTCCAATCGCTGCCGAAGTTGGTCGTCACCCTCGGCGACTCGCCCCCGATTGGCTCGGCGCAAACGGAACTCAAACGCGGTCTCGCACGCATGTTGGGCCGCGAAATTCGCGCTTCGAAGCAAACGCCCACACAAGATTTCATCCTGCTCGGCGTGCGCGATCAAATCGAAGAAATGTTTGCGAATCTGCACGTGCCGGAACTCGCCCCCGATGGCTTCTGGCTCGACTGGACTGAGGTCGGTGGCCACAAGGCTCTCGTCATCGCCGGCGGCTCCGATCGCGGTCCACTGTATGGCACGTTCGCGCTTCTCGGTAAAATCGCGCGCGGCGAAAACCTCGAGACGCTGGATGAAGTGCAAAATCCAGCGGCGCCGCTGCGCTGGATCAACCAATGGGACAACCTTGACGGTACCATCGAACGCGGCTATGCCGGGCCATCCATTTTCTTCGAGAACGGCAGCGTTCGTGCCGATCTCACCCGCGCCCGTGAATACGCACGCCTGCTCGCATCGGTCGGTCTCAATGGATGCGTGGTGAACAACGTCAACGCCGACCCGCGTATTCTGGACGACGCTTTCATCCCACAACTTGCGCGAATCGCGGACGCCTTTCGCCCCTACGGCGTGAAGCTCGGCGTATCCGTGAATCTCAGCATGCCAAAAACGGTCGGTGGGCTCGACACATTTGATCCACTCGATCCGCGGGTGCAGGCGTGGTGGGCGCACAAGTTCGATGCCCTCTACCGCGCTATTCCTGACTTCGGCGGTGTCGTCGTGAAAGCTGATTCCGAAGGCCAGCTTGGCCCCTCCGCCTACGGCCGCACGCCCGTGGATGCTGCCAACGTCATCGCGCGCGCGCTGCGGCCGCATCACGGCGTGGTTTTTTACCGTGCGTTCGTCTACAACCACCATCTCGACTGGAAAGATCCGAAGGCCGACCGTGCCCGCGCTGCGTACGACATCTTTCATCCCCTCGACGGCCGCTTTGATGACAACGTCATCGTGCAGATCAAGAATGGCCCCATCGATTTCCAGGTGCGCGAGCCCGCATCGCCCCTATTCGGCGGAGTGAAACAGACCAGCAAAGCCATCGAATTGCAGATCACCCAGGAATACCTCGGCCAACAGCGCCACACTGTCTACCTCGCGCCGATGTGGAAACAGACGCTCGACTTCGACATGCACGTGGATGGTCACGACACCCCGGTCAAATCTCTCCTTCGCGGCGTGGTTGGCGTCGCTAACGTCGGCATGGATGCAAACTGGCTCGCCAATCATCTCGCGATGGCCAATCTCTACAGTTTCGGCCGTCTCGCGTGGGACTCGAATCTCAGTGCCGAAGCGATCGTGGATGAATGGATGCGCCTCACCTTCGGCAACGATCCCGAGGTCGTGCAGAAGGTCCGCGAAATCCAGATGGAGTCATGGCCGGCCTACGAGCACTACACCGGCCCGCTCGGCCTGCAAACGCTCACCAACATCACCGGGCCGCACTACGGTCCGGCGCCGGAGTCGCAGGAGAGAAACGGCTGGGGCCAGTGGATCCGCGCCGAGCACGACGGCGTCGGTATGGACCGCAGCGTCTCGACCGGCACCGGCTTTGTCGGCCAATACTCGGCGGAGGCGCAAAAACAATTCGAGACCGCGGCGGCCACGCCCGACGAGCTTCTCCTCTTTTTCCACCACGTTCCGTACACGTATAAGTTGCACGGCGGGAAGACCGTGATCCAGGCCATCTACGACTTCCATTACGAAGGCGCGGCGCAAGCGAACGAATTCGTGAATACGTGGGAGACTCTCGAGCGCAAGATTGATCCCGACCGCTATCAAGCTGTGTTGGCGCAGCTTTCGTACCAGGCCGATCACGCCATCGTGTGGCGCGACGCCATCAACGACTGGTGCCTCCGCACCTCGGGGATCTCCGACGCGCAAGACCGAGTCGGCCATCATCCGGATCGCATCGAGGCGGAGTCAATGCATCTCGAAGGCTACACAGCCGTGGAGCTCACCTCATGGGAAGGTGCGTCAGGCGGCAAAGCCGTTGCATGCCCGAAAGAGCGCACTTCCTGCGCTGTGGAAACGAGTATCAACACTGACGGTACCTACGACATCGCGGTGCAGTACTTCGATCTGAACGGTGGCGTCGCGAGGTTCGAATTGTTCGTCAACGATCAGCGTGTCGCTACTTGGAAGGCAGACCGCCAACTACCTGGCAAAGACCTAAGCGCCGATTCTTCTGTTCGCGAACACATCAACGGAATTTCCATGAATCGTGGCGACCATCTGCGAATCGTCGGCACCCCCAACGGCGGCGACCCCGCGGCCATTGACTACATCGAGATCCAGCCGCATGCGAACTAA
- a CDS encoding SGNH/GDSL hydrolase family protein, translated as MRTKRVLASQAFRLLLAILCLAQFALASDRWQGTWASAQMIAAPSDLPDLVFHEVTVRQNIRISCGGNKLRVRISNEFGDGLLDIGAATIALTGKASSIRKASEKALKFAGQKRISIAAGTAVTSDSLTFAAPALSRLTITLYIKSAPKQITAHPGSRTTSYLLAGNSVHSAELPTAVKIDRWYFLSAVEVSASHNAGAIAILGDSITDGRGSTTNGNDRWPDRLAERLAADPKTAGIGVLNLGIGGNRLLLDGTGPRALDRLQRDIFAQSNVRWLIVLEGVNDLGTRPKEKGAADAGATAADILSAYQQIIREAHSHNIRVYGATILPFDGAAYATSENVADQQKINDWMRTSRAYDAVIDFAKLLADPSHPDRLLPAFDTGDHLHPSAPGYKAMGDAIPLSLFNP; from the coding sequence ATGCGAACTAAGCGCGTACTCGCAAGCCAAGCATTCCGCCTCCTGCTGGCGATTCTCTGCCTCGCTCAGTTTGCACTGGCCAGCGACCGATGGCAGGGCACCTGGGCCTCCGCGCAGATGATTGCCGCTCCATCCGACTTGCCGGATCTCGTATTCCACGAAGTCACTGTGCGCCAGAACATCCGCATTTCCTGCGGAGGAAATAAGCTGCGGGTGCGCATCTCCAACGAGTTCGGTGACGGCCTCCTCGATATCGGCGCGGCAACCATCGCTCTCACCGGCAAAGCGAGTTCAATCAGGAAAGCCAGTGAGAAGGCGCTGAAGTTCGCCGGTCAGAAGCGAATCAGCATCGCCGCCGGAACCGCAGTCACATCCGATTCGCTTACCTTCGCTGCGCCCGCGCTCTCACGTCTCACGATCACGCTGTACATCAAATCCGCGCCCAAACAAATCACTGCGCACCCCGGCTCGCGCACCACTTCGTATCTGCTCGCAGGCAACAGCGTTCACTCGGCGGAACTGCCGACCGCCGTGAAGATCGACCGCTGGTACTTCCTAAGCGCGGTCGAAGTCTCGGCGTCGCACAATGCCGGCGCCATCGCCATCCTCGGTGACTCCATTACCGACGGCCGCGGTTCCACCACCAACGGCAACGACCGCTGGCCTGATCGCCTCGCTGAGCGTCTCGCCGCCGACCCTAAGACGGCCGGCATCGGCGTGCTGAACCTCGGCATCGGTGGCAATCGTCTTCTCCTCGACGGCACTGGCCCTAGAGCTCTGGACCGTCTCCAGCGCGATATCTTCGCGCAGTCCAATGTCCGCTGGCTGATCGTGCTTGAAGGAGTGAACGACCTCGGGACCCGGCCAAAAGAAAAGGGCGCCGCAGATGCCGGGGCCACAGCCGCCGACATCCTCTCGGCCTACCAGCAGATCATCCGCGAAGCTCACTCGCACAATATCCGGGTATATGGCGCGACCATCCTGCCCTTCGATGGTGCGGCCTACGCCACGTCCGAGAATGTCGCCGACCAGCAAAAGATCAACGATTGGATGCGCACCAGCCGCGCCTACGACGCCGTCATTGATTTCGCCAAGCTCTTAGCTGATCCATCGCATCCCGACCGACTGTTACCGGCCTTCGATACCGGCGACCACCTGCATCCGTCGGCACCCGGTTACAAAGCGATGGGCGACGCGATTCCACTGTCGTTATTCAATCCGTGA
- a CDS encoding class I SAM-dependent methyltransferase, which yields MGKQTESVWIPEVRPTDTAVVHESAMFRVLSAMLERGTIGRDHSLLVVFGGEFDRAVIAELAFTNVSLSNISNAVGDLHFDARAFPFPDNSFDHVIAHAGLHHCSRPHQAVCEMYRVSKKSVIFFESQDSWMMRLAIRMGMTVDYEWNAILDHRLQRGGVDDLPVPNYVYRWTRREVEKLVRSLDPGHVPHLNFTVQWDFTYKRVMRRLQRTPLRFFPSWLLSGSCRAVLATFNLLFSSYGNVFAVRIERSQTEQPWMKDGVFVPPFQVQSSEAGSCEHEVS from the coding sequence ATGGGAAAACAGACGGAGTCGGTTTGGATACCCGAGGTGCGGCCCACGGATACCGCTGTGGTGCACGAATCTGCCATGTTCCGTGTTCTGAGCGCAATGCTGGAACGGGGGACGATCGGCCGTGACCACTCATTGCTAGTCGTCTTCGGCGGAGAGTTTGATCGCGCCGTCATCGCCGAATTGGCTTTCACGAATGTCTCCCTGTCGAACATATCGAATGCCGTGGGCGACTTGCACTTCGACGCCAGGGCATTTCCATTCCCGGACAACTCCTTTGACCACGTCATAGCGCATGCCGGTCTCCATCATTGTTCACGACCGCATCAGGCGGTTTGTGAAATGTATCGGGTCTCGAAGAAATCAGTCATCTTTTTCGAATCGCAAGACTCATGGATGATGCGTCTTGCGATTCGCATGGGAATGACGGTTGACTATGAGTGGAATGCAATTCTCGACCACCGTCTCCAGCGCGGCGGCGTCGACGACCTGCCCGTGCCGAACTACGTCTACCGCTGGACTCGCAGAGAAGTTGAAAAGCTCGTTCGGTCGCTCGACCCCGGTCACGTCCCTCACCTGAACTTCACCGTGCAATGGGACTTCACCTACAAAAGGGTGATGCGGAGATTGCAGCGCACCCCGCTCCGGTTCTTTCCCTCATGGCTCCTGAGTGGCTCATGTAGGGCCGTACTCGCAACCTTTAACCTGTTGTTTTCCAGTTATGGCAATGTATTCGCGGTGCGGATTGAGAGGTCGCAGACCGAGCAGCCGTGGATGAAGGACGGGGTATTTGTGCCACCATTCCAAGTACAATCCAGCGAAGCCGGATCCTGTGAGCACGAGGTCAGCTAA
- a CDS encoding PhzF family phenazine biosynthesis protein, producing MKTGAVTGPLSLPYPDSSSHPFFTNSGILVPMTARTFAYQQLDVFTNQPLQGNMLAVFTDARGLSDAEMQAIAKETNLSETTFILPRDAETEAREGVKVRIFTVEEELQFAGHPTLGTAYLLHQSDDSDQVTLDLKVGKIPVTFTRDAQGLAFGEMRQRDPEFGQVHDDAVAIARIAGIRLDDIDASLPIQTVSTGMPFVIVPIRTLAALRNLRFNWQAASDYLAKTDGKFFYFVSEETEQKTSSLHARMIFYNGEDPATGSAAGCCAAWAVQHGVVASDAQAIIEQGIEMKRASYIHFRATKRNESVSNVRVGGHCVKVSDATLSF from the coding sequence TTGAAGACCGGGGCGGTCACCGGACCACTTTCGCTTCCGTATCCCGATTCTAGCAGTCACCCGTTTTTCACCAACTCCGGTATCCTTGTGCCCATGACCGCCCGCACCTTCGCCTACCAGCAACTCGACGTCTTCACCAACCAGCCGCTTCAGGGCAATATGCTCGCCGTCTTTACGGACGCCCGCGGCCTCTCCGACGCCGAGATGCAGGCCATTGCGAAGGAAACCAATCTCTCCGAGACAACGTTCATTCTGCCCCGCGACGCCGAGACCGAAGCCCGCGAAGGTGTGAAGGTCCGAATCTTCACGGTGGAGGAAGAACTCCAGTTCGCCGGTCATCCCACGCTCGGCACCGCATATTTGCTGCACCAGAGCGACGACAGCGACCAGGTCACCCTCGATCTTAAAGTCGGCAAGATCCCCGTCACCTTCACCCGCGACGCCCAGGGCCTGGCCTTCGGCGAAATGCGCCAGCGCGACCCCGAATTCGGACAGGTCCACGACGACGCCGTTGCCATCGCACGCATTGCCGGCATTCGCCTCGACGACATCGACGCATCTCTCCCGATCCAGACCGTCTCCACCGGAATGCCTTTCGTCATCGTGCCAATCCGCACTCTCGCGGCACTTCGCAACCTGCGCTTCAACTGGCAGGCGGCGTCCGACTATCTCGCCAAGACTGACGGCAAGTTCTTCTATTTCGTCTCGGAAGAAACCGAGCAGAAAACCTCGTCGCTCCACGCCCGCATGATCTTCTACAACGGCGAAGATCCGGCTACGGGTTCGGCTGCGGGCTGTTGTGCAGCGTGGGCGGTGCAACATGGCGTGGTTGCGTCAGACGCGCAGGCGATCATCGAGCAGGGAATCGAGATGAAGCGAGCGAGCTACATTCATTTCCGCGCGACGAAGCGTAACGAATCGGTCAGCAATGTCCGCGTAGGTGGTCACTGTGTGAAGGTGTCGGACGCGACCTTGTCGTTTTAG
- a CDS encoding response regulator, producing the protein MKPKRTILCVDDNEQSLSIRKVMLETRGYRVITTHNGREALDFIRRGGIDLLLTDLVMPELDGNELIRKAKELSPFTPAILFSGHTKFITTDSQADLFLPKGAHAPIELLERIRLMLVRKRGPKRPATSVPIEIAAHVGASPGIA; encoded by the coding sequence ATGAAGCCCAAACGCACGATCTTATGTGTTGACGACAACGAACAATCCCTCTCCATCCGCAAAGTCATGCTTGAGACCCGCGGCTACCGCGTGATCACCACCCACAACGGACGCGAAGCGCTCGACTTCATCCGCCGCGGCGGCATCGACCTCCTGCTTACTGATCTCGTCATGCCCGAACTCGATGGCAACGAGCTCATTCGTAAAGCCAAGGAACTCTCGCCCTTCACGCCAGCGATCCTTTTCTCCGGCCACACGAAGTTCATCACCACCGATAGCCAGGCGGACCTCTTCTTGCCAAAGGGAGCGCACGCCCCGATCGAACTGCTCGAGCGCATCCGGTTGATGCTCGTCCGCAAGCGCGGACCGAAGCGCCCGGCAACATCGGTGCCCATAGAAATCGCCGCCCACGTCGGCGCGAGTCCCGGCATCGCCTAA
- a CDS encoding ABC transporter ATP-binding protein: MAAIIQAQELRKTYKIGKVDVPALRGVSFDVEEGEFVSVVGPSGSGKSTLFYILGGLTKADGGRVLIGGTDFAQLSDAERTNLRKTKIGFVFQKFNLLPTLTARDNINIARDIAGRKATAEDEALSARINALLGIDKRLDHRPSELSGGEQQRVALARALVNRPAIVLADEPTGNLDSKNSDIVLNMLRQSNREFGQTVLMITHNPEAASFGDRIIHMRDGEIVAPEKDPQWVPSTPNKQ; the protein is encoded by the coding sequence ATGGCAGCCATCATCCAAGCACAAGAACTCCGCAAAACTTACAAAATCGGCAAGGTCGACGTCCCCGCGCTTCGCGGTGTCTCGTTCGACGTCGAAGAGGGCGAATTCGTCAGCGTTGTTGGCCCGTCCGGCAGCGGCAAATCGACCCTGTTCTACATCCTCGGCGGGTTGACCAAGGCCGATGGCGGACGCGTCCTGATCGGCGGCACCGACTTCGCCCAGCTCTCCGATGCCGAACGTACCAATCTCCGCAAGACCAAGATCGGCTTCGTCTTCCAGAAATTTAATCTGCTTCCCACCCTGACCGCCCGCGACAACATCAACATTGCGCGCGATATCGCCGGGCGCAAGGCGACGGCGGAAGATGAAGCTCTCTCGGCGCGCATTAACGCGCTGCTTGGCATTGATAAGCGTCTCGATCACCGTCCCTCGGAACTCAGCGGCGGCGAACAACAGCGTGTCGCGCTGGCTCGCGCGCTCGTCAATCGGCCTGCCATCGTTTTGGCCGACGAGCCCACCGGCAACCTCGACTCGAAAAATTCCGACATCGTGCTCAACATGCTTCGCCAGTCCAACCGCGAGTTCGGCCAGACCGTGCTGATGATCACGCACAATCCCGAGGCAGCGAGCTTCGGAGACCGCATCATCCATATGCGCGACGGCGAAATCGTAGCGCCGGAAAAAGATCCGCAATGGGTCCCCAGCACTCCCAACAAACAATAG
- a CDS encoding amidohydrolase family protein: MRFARFLLVCFFLSGAIVLAQQTATSGSFVLHKFARPIGSETYSIATDKDSYTLTSHFLFTDRGTKVPLETTFVAGTRDMAPRSFSAKGKPSRQAEMDDSVTVAGDTVSITRSGKSETQKADKSWFVVDGYSPVAMQEQMMRWWLKHGKPQEFTAYPSKATVRITPAGTLAIDGKATHGYTVSGLIWGQESLWMDDAQNLVALVSIDAEFDHFEAVREKYAKSLNLFIADAVKADLANLKKLSATARMAPSRRLAIVGATIEDSIAPPIQNGVILIEDGVIRAVGPKDQVTIPSDAKVLDATGKFAVPGLWDMHAHYEQVEWGPIYLAAGVTTVRDVGNEFEFIQTLHDELDRKQDPAIGPHLEFAGVIDGSGQLTIGVTIADTPEQAREWVDKYASAGARQIKIYSSVKPEIVKAITTEAHAKGMTVTGHIPEGMTAIQGIHLGMDQINHISYELQYSTRPIFGADGKPDRSKPAVLELEGARMKDLVSTLQAHHTVLDPTAALYESFSITVPLHEVEPGVDHLPPQLREALDSPPPTGDRAAIADARRKAIIATLRALHEAKVPIVAGTDQAIPGYSLHRELELYVEAGFTPQEAIQAATIEAARAVGVEKESGSLEAGKRGDVLLLNADPLADIHNTRKVWRTVAAGAVYDPAPLWQVVGFLP, translated from the coding sequence ATGCGTTTTGCTCGTTTTCTCCTGGTGTGCTTTTTCCTCTCTGGCGCGATCGTGTTGGCGCAGCAGACTGCCACCTCCGGCAGTTTCGTCCTGCATAAGTTCGCTCGTCCCATCGGCAGTGAGACCTATTCCATCGCCACGGACAAAGACAGCTACACGCTGACTTCACATTTTCTGTTTACGGATCGCGGTACGAAGGTCCCGCTGGAGACTACGTTTGTCGCCGGCACGCGCGACATGGCGCCGCGCTCGTTCAGCGCGAAGGGCAAGCCCTCGCGTCAGGCTGAGATGGATGACTCGGTTACAGTGGCGGGCGACACCGTATCCATCACGCGTAGCGGCAAATCCGAGACGCAAAAAGCCGACAAATCATGGTTCGTTGTGGACGGATATTCACCGGTGGCGATGCAGGAACAGATGATGCGCTGGTGGCTGAAGCATGGAAAGCCACAGGAGTTCACTGCTTATCCATCGAAGGCGACGGTTCGTATCACCCCTGCGGGAACGCTGGCAATCGACGGTAAGGCGACGCACGGATACACGGTAAGTGGCTTGATCTGGGGACAGGAATCGTTGTGGATGGACGACGCGCAGAACCTGGTCGCGCTGGTCAGCATCGATGCGGAATTCGATCACTTCGAAGCCGTCCGCGAGAAGTATGCGAAGAGCCTCAATCTGTTTATTGCGGACGCGGTGAAGGCCGATCTTGCGAATTTGAAGAAGCTGAGTGCGACCGCGCGCATGGCTCCATCACGGCGGCTCGCTATCGTCGGCGCGACGATCGAAGACTCGATTGCGCCGCCGATCCAAAATGGCGTGATCTTGATCGAAGATGGAGTTATTCGAGCTGTGGGCCCGAAAGACCAGGTCACGATACCCAGCGATGCGAAAGTGCTAGACGCCACCGGCAAGTTCGCAGTCCCGGGACTGTGGGACATGCATGCTCACTACGAACAGGTGGAGTGGGGACCGATTTACCTTGCCGCTGGCGTGACCACGGTCCGCGACGTCGGGAATGAGTTTGAGTTTATCCAGACACTTCATGACGAACTTGATCGCAAGCAGGATCCCGCGATTGGTCCGCACCTTGAATTTGCGGGCGTGATTGACGGATCGGGACAATTGACGATCGGCGTGACCATTGCCGACACGCCCGAGCAGGCGCGGGAATGGGTGGACAAATATGCATCTGCGGGTGCAAGGCAAATCAAGATCTACAGCTCAGTGAAGCCGGAGATCGTGAAGGCGATTACCACCGAAGCACACGCAAAAGGGATGACCGTAACTGGCCATATCCCTGAAGGAATGACGGCGATTCAGGGCATCCACCTTGGAATGGACCAGATCAATCACATCAGCTACGAACTGCAGTACTCGACCCGTCCCATCTTCGGCGCTGATGGCAAACCGGACCGTTCCAAGCCGGCGGTGCTCGAATTGGAAGGGGCGCGGATGAAGGACCTGGTCTCGACCTTGCAAGCACACCACACCGTCCTCGACCCGACGGCGGCGTTGTATGAGAGCTTCTCGATTACGGTGCCGCTCCACGAAGTTGAGCCGGGCGTCGACCACCTTCCACCACAATTGCGCGAGGCTTTGGATAGTCCGCCGCCAACTGGAGACCGCGCCGCAATTGCCGATGCGCGAAGGAAGGCGATTATCGCCACGCTGCGCGCGCTTCACGAAGCAAAGGTCCCGATCGTCGCCGGAACCGACCAAGCCATTCCTGGATATTCCCTGCACCGCGAGCTGGAACTGTACGTGGAGGCCGGCTTCACTCCGCAGGAAGCGATCCAGGCTGCAACTATTGAGGCGGCGAGGGCCGTGGGCGTGGAGAAAGAGTCGGGTTCACTGGAAGCCGGAAAACGCGGCGACGTTCTGCTGCTGAACGCCGACCCGCTCGCCGACATTCACAACACACGTAAAGTCTGGCGAACGGTGGCGGCTGGCGCAGTGTACGATCCGGCGCCGCTGTGGCAGGTGGTAGGGTTCCTGCCGTAA
- a CDS encoding response regulator, whose protein sequence is MQAMDKSTATKTVRILIADDHTIFRDGLRRLLESEPEFDVIGEAADGGEAVQQARRLGPDVLLLDLAMPRVPGLDALRELTTDDSSTKIIILTAAIEKAQIVQALQAGAKGIILKESATQLLLKGIRSVMAGQYWVGRESVNDIVEYLKSTAAGAQADSQAKNFGLTKREMEILGTIVAGFTNKEIAKKFNLSEDTVKHHLTNIFDKVGVSSRLELALFAINQRLAEPVS, encoded by the coding sequence ATGCAAGCCATGGATAAGAGCACAGCAACGAAAACCGTCCGCATACTGATTGCCGACGACCACACTATTTTTCGCGACGGCCTGCGGCGGCTGCTGGAATCGGAGCCGGAGTTTGATGTAATCGGCGAAGCTGCCGATGGCGGAGAAGCGGTCCAGCAGGCGCGACGGCTGGGACCTGACGTATTGCTGCTCGACCTGGCAATGCCACGCGTTCCCGGCCTGGATGCGCTGCGCGAGCTGACTACCGACGACAGCTCGACGAAGATCATCATTCTGACTGCTGCGATTGAAAAAGCGCAGATCGTGCAAGCGCTGCAGGCCGGTGCGAAGGGCATCATCCTGAAAGAGTCTGCGACGCAGCTGCTGCTCAAGGGCATTCGCTCGGTGATGGCCGGCCAGTACTGGGTGGGCCGCGAGAGCGTGAACGACATCGTGGAGTATCTGAAGTCCACGGCGGCCGGTGCACAGGCGGATTCGCAGGCCAAGAACTTCGGGCTCACCAAGCGCGAGATGGAAATTCTCGGAACGATTGTCGCGGGCTTTACCAACAAGGAGATCGCGAAGAAGTTCAACCTCAGCGAAGACACCGTGAAGCATCACCTGACGAACATTTTCGACAAGGTGGGCGTGTCGAGCCGGTTGGAACTGGCGCTGTTTGCGATCAACCAGCGGTTGGCGGAACCGGTAAGCTAG